A region from the Algoriphagus machipongonensis genome encodes:
- a CDS encoding hybrid sensor histidine kinase/response regulator, whose translation MSDKIHVLYIDDEDNNLKSFRATLRKDFKIFTAIDAEEGLRIAQEEEIHVVIADQRMPGMTGTEFFEKMVEINPDPIRILLTGYSDIASVIDAINKGEVYRFIDKPWNIEQIKNSIKNAADIYFMRMELKEKNIRLKKLHSEMNQFVYSLSHELRGPLMSISGVSKLAKLEVEDARILEYFEMIDSSTNKLDDYIYKMLDFYRSTKIDHKVTEIDFQVTIDQQMESYQAKFDLSHFKIDLQINQRHTFYSDDAKIRVILNNLFSNAVQFQKHGPGQKWISLSIDVLENEAIINVEDNGIGIDKNSQSEVFNLFTRATQKNVGVGLGLYMVKEAVEQMGGKIDLKSALNEGTCITVTLPSMK comes from the coding sequence ATGAGTGATAAAATCCATGTACTCTATATTGATGATGAGGATAATAACCTAAAGTCATTTAGAGCCACACTTAGAAAAGACTTTAAAATTTTTACTGCTATTGATGCAGAAGAAGGCTTGAGGATTGCCCAGGAAGAGGAAATTCATGTGGTAATTGCTGATCAAAGAATGCCCGGTATGACTGGGACAGAGTTCTTTGAAAAGATGGTGGAAATCAATCCTGATCCCATCAGAATACTGTTAACAGGATATTCAGATATTGCTTCGGTTATTGATGCAATCAATAAAGGGGAAGTCTATCGTTTTATAGATAAGCCTTGGAATATTGAACAGATTAAAAACTCTATTAAAAATGCTGCTGATATCTATTTTATGAGAATGGAGTTGAAGGAGAAGAATATCCGACTGAAAAAACTTCACTCTGAAATGAATCAGTTTGTTTACAGTTTGTCGCATGAATTGAGAGGCCCACTGATGAGTATTTCAGGAGTTTCAAAATTGGCGAAGCTTGAAGTGGAAGATGCGAGAATTCTGGAGTATTTTGAAATGATAGATTCCTCTACCAACAAGCTAGATGATTACATCTATAAGATGCTTGATTTTTATCGATCTACTAAAATTGATCATAAAGTGACTGAGATTGATTTTCAGGTGACTATAGATCAGCAGATGGAATCATATCAGGCGAAATTTGATTTAAGCCATTTTAAAATAGATTTACAAATCAACCAACGACATACTTTTTATTCGGATGATGCCAAGATTAGGGTAATCTTAAATAATTTATTCAGCAATGCAGTCCAGTTTCAAAAGCATGGACCAGGACAAAAATGGATATCCTTGAGCATTGACGTGTTGGAAAATGAGGCAATCATCAACGTGGAGGATAATGGTATAGGAATTGATAAAAATTCTCAATCCGAAGTCTTCAACCTATTTACAAGAGCTACTCAAAAGAATGTAGGGGTAGGATTGGGGCTTTATATGGTCAAAGAAGCCGTGGAGCAAATGGGAGGTAAAATAGATTTAAAATCAGCGCTAAATGAAGGAACTTGCATTACAGTGACCTTACCTAGTATGAAATAA